The region CCGGGGCAGCCGCCGGACGGTGTGGAGCGTGTGCTGCGCGGTCATGTGCGGCTCCCGCGGTGCTCGGGCGCCCAGGGGAACAACCGCCGTTCGACCGCGGTGAGCGCCAGATTGACGACGAGGCCGAGCGCTCCCGCCCACACCACACCGGCCAGCACATCGCGGGTGCCGTCGGTGGCCATGCCCGCCTGGGCGATGAAAATGCCCAGCCCCTCGCCGAATCCGGCGAGGATCTCGCCGGCCACGGCGAGGATCAGGGCGGTGGCCGCCGCGATGCGCACCCCGGCGGCGATGAACGGGGCGGCCGAGGGCAGACCGGCCCTCAGCAGAACGGCGAGCCGCCCGAAGCCGAAGGCGCGCAGCGTGTCCTTGGCCAGCGGATCGGTCTCGCCGAGCCCGTAGACGGTGTTGAACAGCACGGGCCAGACACAGGCGTAGGTGACGAGGGCGGTCGTCGTCTCGCTGCCGGCGCCGAGCAGCAGTGACACCAGCGGGATCAGGGCCACCGACGGCACCGGGCGCAGGAATTCGATCAGCACCCGCGCGGCCTGCCCGGCCGCCGGCACACTGCCCAGCAGCAGCCCGAGGGGGATCGCGAGGGCGCAGGCCAGGGCGAGCCCGGTGGCCCATGCCTCGAGGGTGGCGCCGACGCCGTTCAGGAAGGCGGTGTCGCCGCCGAGTTCGACGGCCCGTACCAGCACCTCGGAGGCGGGCGGCAGGAACGCGCGCCGCACCATCCCGGAACGGCTGAGGGCCTCGCAGGCGGCGAAGGCCACGAGCACGCCGACAGCCCCGAGCAGCGCGTCCCTGGCCCGCCCGGTGCGCTTCCGCCTGGCCGTGGCGGGGCTCACTTGGCGGGCTGGTAGAGGACGGCGGCGGGGTCCAGGTCCTTGGTGAGCAGTTTCTGCGCCCGCATCAGGGAGATGAGCCGCTTGAGCTGAGCGGCGCTGGAGGTGGCCGGGTAGTCGGGCAGGCCGATGGCGGCGGCCTCCGCCGGCTTGATCTTCGTATAGCCGGGCAGCGCCTTCTCCACGGCGCCGCGATCCTTGGCGGCGACGGCCTGGGCGGCGGTGATGGCGCGCCGGAACGCGGCGGCGGACTTCGGGTACTTGTCGATGAACGTGTCGGTGGTGACATAGCCGCTGAGCGGCAGTCCGGCGGTGGGCGCCGCGTTGCCGTCGACCACGGTACGGGCCTTCAGCTCGCGTTTGAGCGCGGTGACGAACGGCTCGGCGGCGTGCACCGCGTCCACCTGGCCCCGCTCCAGCACCGAGCCCATCTGCGGGAACGGAACCTGCCGGTACTCGGGTAGCCCGGCCCCTGCCCTGCCGAGGACGGCGTTGAGGGTGAGCGACTGGATGTTGTTGAGGATGTTGACCGCGATCTTCTTGCCCTTGAGGTCCCGCGGCCCCTTGATCTTGGAGTCGGAGGGCACCAGCACCGCCATCATGTGCGGGGCGTTGCGCGCCCCCTCGGCCAGCACCCGGGTGGCCAGGGTGCCCTTCTCGCGGGCCTGGAGGAACGTCACGAAGTTGGCGCCGCCGATGACGTCCACCTGACCGTGGGCGAGCGCGGGCAGTGCCTGGACGCTCTGCTGGACCGGCTGGACGCGGACGTTCAGCCCCTCCTTCTCGAAGAGCCCCCGATCGATGGCGATGTGCAGCGCGGCCACATCGGCGAGCGGCAGTCCGGCGACCGTGATCGTCTTCTTCTCCGGCCCGCCCCGGGCCCCGGACTCCTCCTCGGAGCCGCCGCATCCGGCGAGAAGCAGGGCGGTGACCGTGGCGGTCGCGGCCAACTTTGCTGAGCGGAGGCGCAGTTGGACTCTCATGGCATTTCACGATAGGGGCCGTCAGCTCTTCACACCATGGTCGGGAACACCTCGTCGAACAGGTCGAGCATGGCCCGCCAGGCCCGTTCGGCGGAGGCCCGGTGGTAGCCGATGCCCGGGCGGGCCGAGGGATCGGGGTCGAGGTCCGGGTGGGTGAAGCTGTGCAGGGCGCCGCCGTGGATGGTCATGCGCCAGTCCACCCCGGCGGCCCGCATCTCGTCCTCGAAGGCCAGGCGCTGCTCGACCGGGATGATCGGATCCTCCGACCCCACGCAGACCAGGACCTTGCCGGTGATGTTGACGGCGTCCTCGGGGCGGGTGGTCGTCAGACTGGGGTGGAAGCCGACCACGGCCTTGAGGTCGGCGCCGCCGCGGGCGAGTTCGAGGGCCATGGTGCCGCCCAGGCAGTAGCCGATGGCGGCGAGCCGCGAGGTGTCGGCCCTGGGCTCGGCGGTCAGCACGGCGAGCCCGGCTCCGGCGAGGGCGCGCATGCGGTCGGGATCGGCGAGCAGCTCGTCGACCCGGGCGAACATCTCCTCGCGGTCCTCGATGAACCGTCCGCCGCCGTGGTAGTCGAGGGCGAAGGCGACATAGCCGAGTTCGGCGAGCCGGTCGGCGCGCTCGCGCTGGTGATCGGTGAGGCCGGGGCCCTCATGGGCGATCAGCACGGCGGGGCGCCGGTCCGTTCCACCGGGCAGCGCCAGATGGCCCACCATGGTCGTGCCGTCCACGGGGTATTCGATTCGCCTGGTCGTCACCATCGCCGCGCTTCCTTGTCCTTGTCCGTGTTCTTGAAGGGTTCCTGGGCTCTTGGGCCTTCTCGGGCCTTCTTGAGCGTCGAGCCGGATGGGGGGAAGCTAACAGCGGGGGCGCGCCGGGCCCGTGCTTCTTCGCCGGGGGCCGATTCGGTCTGCCGACAGCGAAGGCGAACGGGGTGGCCGGGCGGTGTATGGCAGGGGCGGTCGCGGCTCCCCGCGGACCGGCTCGACAAGGTGACGGGCGACCAGGCGGCGCTCGACCGCTACTTCACCCTCGTCCCGCCCGTGTGAGTCGCGTCCCGGCGAGTCGGCGCCCCTCGGCCCGCGCCGCGGGGTGAAACCATGGCCGGAAGGTAACCACGAGCGAGGGAGCCGTGAATGAACAGCGCCGATCTGCTGGCCGACGCCTTTGAGCGGGTGCGCGAGGAGGTGCAGGCGGCCGTGGACGGGCTTTCCGAGGACGAGCTGGCCGTACGGCTCGACAGCGGGGCCAATTCGATCGCCTGGCTGGTGTGGCATCTGACCCGGGTGCAGGACGACCACATCGCCGACGCGGCGGGCACCGAACAGCTGTGGACGTCCGAGGGCTGGGCCGAGCGGTTCGGCCTGCCGTTCCCACCGGACGCCACCGGCTACGGCCACCGGAGCAAGGACGTGGCGGCGGTGCGGGCGGACGCCGACCTGCTCGCCGGGTACTACGACGCCGTCCACGAGAACACGCTGGCCTTCGTGCGCGGCCTCCGCGACGCCGATCTCGACCGGATCGTGGACGACCGGTGGACCCCGGCGGTGACCCTCGGCGTCCGGCTGGTCAGCGTGATCGCGGACGATCTGGAGCACGCCGGGCAAGCGGCGTTCATCCGCGGCGCGATCCGCAGGCGATAGCGCGACATCACGGAGCACGGGGGCCGTCACACCGCCCGCATTGACATGCAGGCAATCGCCTGCCTAACGTGCGGTGTGAGCTCAGAGATGGACATGGTCTTCAAGGCGCTGGCCGACCAGACCCGGCGCTATCTGCTGGACAGGCTGCATGAGCACAACGGCCAGACGCTGGGCGAGCTGTGCCGGCGGCTGGAGATGACCCGCCAGTCCGTGACCCAGCATCTGGCCATCCTGGAGGCCGCCAATCTGGTCAGCACGGTGCGGCGGGGCCGCGAAAAACTCCATTACCTCAACCCCGTCCCCCTCAATGAGATCCAGGAGCGCTGGATCGACAAGTTCGAGCGCCCGCGGCTGCGCGCGCTGAGCTTGGTGAGACGACAAGCCGAGAAAGCGATGGAAGCGATGGCCGACAAGCCGGCGTTCGTGTACGTCATCTATATCGAGAGCACACCGGAGAAGGTCTGGCACGCGCTGACCGACGCCGACCTCACGGCCGAGTACTGGGGCCACAGCAATGTGTCGGACTGGCAGGTCGGCTCCCCGTGGGAGCATCAGCGGACGGACGGCTCCGGCACCGCCGATGTCGTCGGCACGGTCGTGGAGAGCTCACCGCCCACCCGGCTGGTGACCACCTGGGCCGCACCCGACGCGGATGCCGCCGCCGAGCCCTCCCGGGTCACCTTCGACATCCAGCCGCACGGCGACATCGTCCGGCTCACCGTGACCCATGAGAACCTGGCCGACGAGGCCGAGCGGACCGCGGCGGCCGGTGGCTGGGCCGCGGTGCTGTCCAACCTGAAGTCGCTGATCGAGACGGGGAGTCCGCTGCCGCAGCAGCCCTGGCTGATCCCCCAGTGACCTTGCCTTCGGCCACCGCCGGTCACGGCCCGGCGTCCCACGTCCCACCTGCCGTGACCGGTGGGGCGTGGGCACTCACCGGGCGGCCCCACCGTCCCGTACCGTGATCCCCAAGGCGTCGGCGAGCATCGGCGCCAGCTCCATCAGCTGCCCGCTGCCGATGGTGGCGCCGCCCAGCGCGTCATAGCCATCGGCGATCTCCAGCCGGGTGGCCGCCCGCAGATCGACCTTCGCCATCCGCGCCTTGCCGAACCGCACATCCTCCAGCGCCGACCCCGGAAACGCCACCTCCGTCAGCGCCGCACCGCCGAGGTCGACATCGCGCAGCAGACAGTCCACGAAGGTGACGTTCCGCAGCGTGGCGGTGCGCAGATTCACCGATTCCAGCTTGCACCGGTGGAAGACCACCCGGTGCAGCCGCGCGGAGAACATTTCGAGGCCGGCCAGTACACAGCCGCCCAGCTCGCCGTCCTGCCAGTCGGTGTCCGCCAGATCGGTGCCGACCCACCGCACCCCGTCCAGCCACACCTCATTGAACCGGGCCCCGCGACCACGGCCCCCGGTGAAGGTCACCGAGGAGAACGCGGATTCGAGGAATCGGGCGTTGTCGCAGATGGGCCCGTCGAACGCGGCGCCGTCCAGATGAACGGTGTCGTAGTCGCCCCCTTCCGCCAAGGCCCCGTCGAACGGCCGCAGATGGTCGGCGAAGGGCAGATCGGCGAGTTCACGGGGGGACGGCGCCATGCGGGGCTCACTTTCCTGGGGGCGGACGGCGTGTGGGGGCGATCCTGCCATCCGGGTCGGACACCCCCGCGAGGACCGACCGGCACCGGAGGGGATGGCGTAGGCCGTGCGGGTCACTCCACGGTGCGCTTACCCGACTTTGCCCCGTATTTATCCGTTAAATCTGATGGTCAGATATCTCGCTCTGCGACCCAACACGGAGGAACCCATGCAGATCGCGAAGAAGGCCGCCCTGCTGGCCGCGACCGCCAGCGCCCTTGTGCTCCTCGGCACCGGCACCGCGGCCGCCTACGGCGGCGGCGGCAACAGCGGCGCCGACAGGAGCACCGGCACCCCCACCAGCTTCGACATCTCCAGCTTCATCTTCCAGAGCAACGACTGCGACACCTCCACCGGCACCACCCTCTCCACCGCCGCCGCTGCTCCGAGCGGCGAGATGGAGATCGGTAGCACCTGCATCAACTCCATTGGCTGACCTCCGGCGAGACCTCGGCGGCCACGGTCGCCGAACCAGGGCGCTCCCCTCACCGCTCCGGCGGCGAGGGGAGCGTTTCCCTTTCGGCCGGATAGTGCATGGGCCAGTCGGGGCACTCTCCGGTGCGCTTACCCGGCTTTCTCCCACCTTTCTCCGTTAAATCTGATCGTCAGATATCTCGCTCTGCGACCCAACACGGAGGAACCCATGCAGATCGCGAAGAAGGCCGCCCTGCTGGCCGCGACCGCCGGCACCCTGGCTCTTCTCGGCACCGGCACCGCAGCCGCCTACGGCGGCGACAGCGGCGTCGACGCCCCCACCAGCGCCAACCTTTCCAGCTTCATCTTCCAGACCAACGACTGCGACACCTCCACCGGCATCACCAGCTCCCTCGGCGGCGTCGGCGGCGCCAGCGGTGACATGAAGATCGGCAGCACCTGCGCCAACCTGATTCGCGGCTAACGTCGGGAAAGGGTGCGGCGGCCACGGTCGCCGGCCCCATGCGCTTCCCTCGGCCCTCCGGGGCGAGGGAAGCGCGCGTTACCGCCGCACCTGGATCAGCGCATGGGCGCCGCTGGTGCGCCAGTGGTCCTCATGCGCGTCCAGCGCGGCCACGGCCCGCTCGTCGAGGCCGACGATGACATCCGACTTCAGGGTGCGCAGTGCGGCCACCGGGCCGGGGAAGTACCCGGTGCGCTCGGCGAAGGAGGTGGTCGGGGGCCACAGCCGGTCGCCGACGAGGCGGCGGTAGTTCAGATCGCCCTTGAAGACGGTGAGCGTGGCCTCGGCGAACTCGCTCCGCAGATCGCCGGGCATCTCCTCGTACGGCAGCGGGGCGCGGAAGAAGTCATGCGCCCGTACGACGAGCCGCCCGTCGCCCATGGCGGCCCAGAGCCGTCTGCCGGTTCCGGCCGCTGCGCCCTCCGCCCGCACCAGACGGCGCAGACAGTCCACGACATCCTCGGTGGTGGCGTCGGAGACGTAGTACGGATACGGCTTCACCTGCAGCACCACCCGCTCGGCGCGCCCGTGGTGGAGCACATGGTCGATGAGGACGAGGTCGGGGAGCAGCTCCCGCCCGGCGTTGTCCGCCACCAGGCACAGCGTGGCCGGGGAGCCGGTGGGCAGCAGGGACCACAGCGCCTCGGAGTCGTCCGCGACCAGCGGCGGGGTGTCGGCGCCACTCGCGTCAGCGGCCGATGAGGAGATGCGGAAGCCCAGGTCCGCGCGGTTGCCCCACAGGGAGCCGTGCACCAGCGCGTTTGCCTGTTCCCCGGCGGGTTTGCGCAGGATGTCGTCGAGGGTGGCCAGTTCGGCCTCGGCCTCAGGGGTGTGCAGCTCGGCCTGTTTGAAGGGGCGGAACGGGTCGATGCCCCGCCAGGGCCCGTCGGCGAAGTAGCCCACGGCTTCCAGGAGCCGGCGGTAGAAGTAGCTCTCCGCCCACAGGAACGGCACGTCGAACCATGACCGGCCGAAGTGCTCCCGGCCCCACTCCGCCCACCGGTCGTGGTCGTACGCGGTGGGCGGGAGCGGGGTGATCGTGCCCTCGGCGGCGTTGTCGCGCAGCGCGTCGAGGCCACGGTGCTGCTCGGGGCCGTACGGGAAGGCGTCGCGCACCTTCTCGATCAGTGCGGGATGGCGCTCGGCCAGCACACTCCGGGCGAACGAGCCGGGTTCATCGCTACGGATCACGGGCGCGTCGACGGTGTCGGACATGGCAGTCAGGGTCGCACACCGCGTGGTGGCGAGGAGGGGATCACCAGTGCGCGGGGCGAGTGAGGGACGGCGGCAGCCGGGTGGCGGCGTCGCCCTTGGCCGCGGCGAGCTGGGCCTGGGTGAGAAAGATGGCGCCCCGGAGGTCGGCCGCGCTCAGGTCGGCGTCGCGGAAGTCGGCCCCGATCAGATCGGCCGCCGTCAGATCGGCTCGGGTGAGGTCCGCCGCGATGAGGCGGGCCCCGCGGAGGTTGGCGCCCCGCAGATCGGCTCCCCTCAGGTCGGCGCCGATGAGATCGGCTCCCCTGCGGTTCTTCTTCTTGCCCGGGATCCGGGCCCGTATCAGCTCGCTCGTCCGCAGCAGCAGCTCATTGACCCGGTCGCGGTGGGCCGCCACATCGAGCTCCATCAGCTCGGAGGCGCTCCCCTCGGTGAGGCGCTCCGTCTCCCGCAGCGCCCGGCGCACCGCGCCGTGGACGGGCCGCGCGGCCGGCAGGGTCAGCGCCTCGGTGAGGTACCAGAGCAGCTCATGGAGGTGGCGCATGGTGGGGAGGATGGCGAACATCTCGGAGGCCGTCCCGGGGTGCCGCCGCCAGTCGCGGCCCTCGAAGGTGAGCTGGGAGACCTTCTGCCCGGCGCCGAAGCAGTCGTAGACCGTGCAGCCCTTGAAGCCCTCTTCCCGCAGCCGGGAGTGGATACCGCAGCGGAAGTCGGACCGGAGGTTACGGCAGGGCTCCCCAGCGCCCTTGCCGATCGCGAAGTCCGCGGAGGCGGCGAAGGGCAGGGCGACACAGCACAGCCCGAAGCAGTTGCCGCAGTCGGCTCGCAGGGCGGTACGGTCCGCGGCGGCCGGGCCGGAGGAGGGGGTTTCGGTCGGATGTGACACCGTGCGTGGTCTCCCGCGTGGACAAGAGCACCGCGATGCGGGCGGCGCTGGGTGGCTCCATTGTCGCAAGCGGGCTCAGCCGGGAATGATCAGGTCGATTCCATAGGCGGCGATCGCCAGGCATGCGGCGAAACACACCACCGCCGCGCCCGCCGCCACCGTGTCCGAACGACCGCGGCGCGCTCCATGGCGCGGCACCCCGCCACCGGCGCGGGCCCAGGCGGCGACGCCGAGAGAGAACATCACGACCACCAGGACGGTGACCCCGAGACTGACCCCGAAGACCCCGCCGATGGTGCCCCAGGTGGTGCCCATACGGATCAGCTCCTCACGGCGGTCGTATCCGGGTCAGACGGTCCTGTCGAGGGTGCGCTCGGCGGGCTCGGGGACGCCCGGCTCGTTCACGTTGTCCGGATTCACCGGGCGACGGCGCGAGAGCGCGTAGAAGCCCACCGCCGCGGCCACGGCGATGCCCGCCACCAGGGCCACCCCCGCGTTGCCCCGGCCGGCCGCCCAGGCCGCGACACCTCCCACGGCCGCCGCCGCGGGCAGGGTCAGCAGCCAGGACACGGCGATCCGCCCGGCGATCCCCCAGCGCACATGGGCCAGCCTGCGGCCGAGCCCGGCCCCCAGGATGCTGCCCGTGCACACCTGGGTGGTGGAGAGGGGAAAGCCCAGATGCGACGAGGCCAGGATCACCGCGGCGGCGCTGGTCTCGGCGGCGAAGCCCTGAGGGGGCTGGATGTCGGTCAGCCCCTTTCCCATGGTCCGGATGATCCGCCACCCGCCGATATAGGTGCCGAGCGAGATCGCCACGCCCGAGGCGAGCACCACCCACCACGGGGGCCCGGAGCCGTGACCGAGCACACCGCCGGCGATGAGGGTGAGCGTGATGACCCCCATCGTCTTCTGCGCGTCATTGGTGCCGTGGGCGAGGGCCACCAGGGACGCGGATCCCACCTGGCCCGCGCGGAAGCCCTTGCCTGCCGCGGGGGTGGCCGCCCGGTGGGTGATCACGTAGGCGAGATAGGTCGCCAGCATGGCCACCGCACAGGCCACTATCGGTGAGGCGACCGCCGGAATCAGGATCTTCTCGACGATCGCGGTGAAGCGCACCGCAGATTCCCCGGCGCCCACCCACACCGCGCCGATCAGCCCGCCGAACAGGGCGTGCGAGGAACTCGACGGCAGCCCGGCGAGCCAGGTGATCAGATTCCACAGGATCGCCCCGATCAGCCCCGCGAAAATCATGACCGGGGAGACCTTGGCGTCGTCGACGATGCCATTGGAGATCGTCTTGGCCACTTCCGTGGAGAGAAAGGCCCCGGCCAGATTGAGCACTGCGGCGACGCCGACGGCGATCCGGGGCGACAGCGCCCCCGTGGCGATGGACGTGGCCATCGAATTGGCGGTGTCGTGGAAGCCGTTGGTGAAGTCGAAGGCCAGTGCCGTGAGGATGACGGCCACCAGAAGGAAGGAGACGGAGTCCATTCCCGACCTCCCGCACCAGGAGTGGTCCGCCACATCGCGGCGTCGGACCGTCTCGTGAAGACCGCTGTCTGCTGTCCACGCTAAGCGTGGTGTCAGGAGGGCGCCAACGCTGGCGTCCGGCCCAACGACCGGGCCCGGTCGGCGCCGTGGACACGGCTTCACCCGGCCGCGGTGCGGCAGTGACCGGCGCGGTGCGCTCCGCCCGCCCCCTCCACTCCGTCGGCCGGACGGCTCACCGGCAGCTCAGGGAGGCGCGGGCGTTGAGCGTGCGGACGTCGCCTCCCGTGGTGTCCCGGTAGGTGTCGGTGACGCGGGCGAGCTCCTCGGGGGTCCGCGCACCGGCCCGGTTCATGGCCCGGTTCGCCCGTACGACGACCGCCGTCGCCTCGCGGCGCTCGGTCTCATAGCGGGCCAGCGCGGTCGCCACATCGTCCGCTCGCGCGAGTTCGCGAGCGAGGACGCGGGCGTCCATGACGGCCTGGGACGCACCGTTGGCCCCCACCGGATACATCGGATGTGCGGCGTCGCCGAGCAGGGTCACCCGGCCGCTCCCCCACCACGGCAGCGGCTCGCGGTCGACCATCGGGTATTCGAGGATCTCGCCGCTGTTCACCAGCAGACCGGGCACATCGAGCCAGCCGAGCCGCCAGTGGTCGAAGTACGGCAGCACATCGGCGAGCCGGCCCACCCGGTTCCAGGCCGCCTCCCCGGTGAGCGGCCCGGGCTCGGACACCCGCACCTGGCAGACCCAATTCACCCGGCCGCCGCCGATCGGATACGCGACCAGCTCGGCGTCCCCGTCGCGCACGATCACCATCGAGCGCCCGGTCAGAAACGGCTCGGCTCGCGTCGTGCCGCGCCACATCCGGATGCCCGACCACAGCAGCGGACCGTCCTGCGGATGCAGCGCGGCGCGGACGGCGGAGTGCAGCCCGTCGGCGCCGATCAGCGCCCGCGCGGCGCTCTCCTCGACCGTCCCCGTCGCCCGGTCGAGGACGCGTACGCGCACGCCGCTCCGCTCCCCCGGCCCCGCTCCTTCCCCGGAGTCGTCGAATCCCACGACCCGCGCCCCGGTGCGGACCGCGTCCGCGCCCAGGCGCTCGCGGACCGCCGCGAGGAGCAGCCGCTGCAGCTCCCCGCGGTGGACCGAGTACTGCGGCCAGCGGTAGCCCTGGGCCATGCCCCGCGGTTCGGTGAAGACCCGGCGGCCGAACCGGTCGCCGTACACGTTCTCGGCGGTGGCCACGCCGATGGCGGCGAGCTCGTCGCCGAGGCCGAGTTCGATGAGCTCGCGCACGGCGTGCGGCAGCAGATTGATCCCGACGCCGAGCGGCCGGATCTCCCGGGCGCTCTCGACGACCGTCGTCCCGACACCCGCCGCGTGGAGGCTCAGGGCGACGGCCAGCCCGCCGATCCCGGCCCCGGCGATGAGCACACTCATCACTCGGCTCCGGCCTCGGGGCGGATCTCGGGACGGATCTCGGGACGGATCTCGGGGCGGTCCATGATGCGCAGCCAGGTGCCGTCCGGCCGGCGGCGGGCCACCTGCACCCGGCCGCCGGTGTTGTCGGCGGGGCGGGTCGAGGTGAGGGCCAGATCGCCGTAGCGGACGGTCGGCAGCGCCTCCTCCACCTGGAAGGGGCGCGGCGCGTGCGCCAGCATCCGCTCGCAGACGGCACGGATCGCCTCCCGGCCGACTGTCATGGCACCCGGCGGGTAGGCGAGCACCGCGTCCTGCTCGTAGAGCTCGGCCAGCCCCTCGGCGTCACCGGCGTTGGCGCGCTCCACGAACAGCCGGGCCAGATCCTCGGGGGTGGTGGCACGGGCACGGGTCTCGGTCATGGTCGACTCCTTTCGACTGCCTTTCGACTGCCTTTCGGCTGTCTTCGGCTGCCTTTCGGCTGTCTCCACCCTCCGGCGGGCGCGATCAGAAGTCCAAGAGATGGTAAATCTGGTTGCTAGAATCAACGGTTATGGAGCTACGGCAGCTTGAATACTTCGTGGCGGTGGCCGAGGAGCGGAACTTCACCCGGGCCGCGGAGAAGGTGCATGTGGCCCAGCCCGGGGTCAGCGCACAGATCCGCCGGCTGGAGCGCGAGCTGGGCGAGCAACTGCTGGACCGCTCGGGCCGCTCGGTGCGGCTGACCGAGGCGGGCGCGGCGGTGCTCCCCTACGCACGGGCCGCGCTCGCGGCGGTGGAGGGCGCCCGGCTCGCGGTCGACGAGCTGACCGGACTGCTGCGCGGCCATGTGGCGGTCGGGACGGTCACCTCGCACAGCGTGGATCTGCCGGGGCTGCTGGCGGAGTTCCACGACGCCCACCCGGCGGTGGAGATCACCCTCACCGAGGCCACCTCGGACGAGCTGCTGGAGGGCCTGCGCACGGGACGGCTCGACGCGGCGATCGTCAGCGTGGGCGCCACGACTCCGGCCGGTGTCGAGCTGGAGGTGATCACGGACCAGCCGATCGTGGCCGCGGTCAGCCCCGGCCATGAGCTCGCAGTGCACTCGGCCATCTCGCTGGACACGTTGCGGGGCCGTGCGCTGATCAGCCTGCCGCGCGGCACGGGGCTGCGCACCCGGATCGACGAGGCGTGCGCGGCCGCCGGTTTCACGCCGCATATCGCCTTCGAGGCCAGCGATCCTGAGGTGCTGGCGCAGCTCGCCGAGCGGGGGCTGGGCGCGGCGATCCTGCCCGGTGCGTTCGCCGAGGCGCGGTCGGACCGGCTGCGATCGGTCCGTATCGACCGGCCGGCCCTG is a window of Streptomyces violaceusniger Tu 4113 DNA encoding:
- a CDS encoding YybH family protein, with the translated sequence MTETRARATTPEDLARLFVERANAGDAEGLAELYEQDAVLAYPPGAMTVGREAIRAVCERMLAHAPRPFQVEEALPTVRYGDLALTSTRPADNTGGRVQVARRRPDGTWLRIMDRPEIRPEIRPEIRPEAGAE
- a CDS encoding LysR family transcriptional regulator, encoding MELRQLEYFVAVAEERNFTRAAEKVHVAQPGVSAQIRRLERELGEQLLDRSGRSVRLTEAGAAVLPYARAALAAVEGARLAVDELTGLLRGHVAVGTVTSHSVDLPGLLAEFHDAHPAVEITLTEATSDELLEGLRTGRLDAAIVSVGATTPAGVELEVITDQPIVAAVSPGHELAVHSAISLDTLRGRALISLPRGTGLRTRIDEACAAAGFTPHIAFEASDPEVLAQLAERGLGAAILPGAFAEARSDRLRSVRIDRPALRGRLAFAWRADGPSGPAGRALVERARTALAG